A region of the Kribbella sp. NBC_01245 genome:
GGTCTTCGTCCGGGTTTTCCGGTCGCTGTCGTCGTACACGCCGGGCACGTTCGAGGGCTGGCTGTACCGGATCACCACGAACCTGTTCCTCGACGGCGCCCGCCGCAAGCAGCGGATCCGCTTCGACGGTCTGCCCGAGGACGCGCACGACCGGCTGCCGGCCCGCGGGCACGGCCCGGCGGAGAAGTACGACCACGACTCGTTCGACCACGACGTGCAGAGCGCGCTGGACTCCCTTCCGGAGGACTTCCGCGCCGCCGTGGTGCTCTGCGACATCGAGGGCATGACCTATGACGAGATCGCCGACGTCCTGGACGTGAAGCTCGGAACCGTGCGTAGCCGCATCCACCGCGGCCGTTCGATGCTGCGCAAGCACCTCGAGCACCGGGCGCCGCGCGACGGACAGACCCGGGTCAGCGGCCCGCCGGCGGACGGCGCCCGCGACCCCCTCACCGCCGGAGGTGACGGCCGATGACCAGTCAGCACCCGCTCGACAAGCTCAGCGCGGCGGTCGACGGTGGGCTCGACCACGAGACCCGGGAGAAGGTGCTCAGCCATCTGGTCGGCTGTGACGCCTGCCGGGCCGAGG
Encoded here:
- the sigE gene encoding RNA polymerase sigma factor SigE; the encoded protein is MVVTLIAPQIADRRTGTQGGSVVTTPDTASAGLPQPAQALPSWDEIVRDHSARVYRLAYRLTGNKHDAEDLTQEVFVRVFRSLSSYTPGTFEGWLYRITTNLFLDGARRKQRIRFDGLPEDAHDRLPARGHGPAEKYDHDSFDHDVQSALDSLPEDFRAAVVLCDIEGMTYDEIADVLDVKLGTVRSRIHRGRSMLRKHLEHRAPRDGQTRVSGPPADGARDPLTAGGDGR